The proteins below come from a single Fastidiosipila sanguinis genomic window:
- the rplN gene encoding 50S ribosomal protein L14, whose amino-acid sequence MIQVESILHSADNTGARTLKCVKVLGGSKRRFASIGDVIVCSVQEAAPGGVVKKGEVVKAVIVRTKKPIRRKDGSYIKFDENAAVVIRDDKNPMGTRIFGPTARELREGGFTRILSLAPEVL is encoded by the coding sequence ATGATACAAGTAGAATCTATACTTCATTCTGCAGATAATACCGGAGCCCGTACACTAAAATGTGTTAAGGTTTTGGGAGGTTCTAAGAGAAGATTCGCAAGCATTGGTGATGTTATTGTATGTTCAGTTCAAGAAGCAGCACCTGGTGGCGTAGTTAAAAAAGGTGAAGTTGTAAAAGCTGTAATCGTTCGTACAAAGAAACCTATTAGACGTAAAGATGGTTCATACATTAAGTTCGACGAGAACGCAGCAGTTGTAATTCGTGATGATAAGAACCCAATGGGTACACGTATTTTTGGCCCAACAGCTAGAGAATTACGTGAAGGTGGATTCACAAGAATCTTATCCTTGGCTCCAGAGGTACTATAA
- the rplB gene encoding 50S ribosomal protein L2 produces the protein MAVKNYKPTSPARRGMSVVDYSGLTKKSPEKRLAKSKKRGSGRNNSGKITIRFRGGGNKRKLREIDWRRDKDGVPAKVVAVEYDPNRTAFIALLQYLDGEKRYILQPKGLKEGDKVLSGETAEIRVGNTKKLKDIPTGTMVHNIELRPGYGAQMVRTAGAGAQLVAKEGKYATLKLPSGEYRLVLLECKATIGVVGNAEHENVNVGKAGKTRYKGKRPHVRGVVMNPNDHPHGGGEGKSPVGRPSPVSPWGQKTLGYKTRKKNKPSNKYIVRRRK, from the coding sequence ATGGCAGTTAAGAATTATAAACCAACTTCTCCTGCAAGAAGAGGAATGTCAGTCGTTGATTACTCAGGATTGACAAAGAAGAGCCCGGAGAAAAGATTAGCTAAATCTAAAAAAAGAGGTAGCGGTCGTAATAACTCAGGTAAGATAACCATTCGCTTTAGAGGTGGTGGTAACAAACGTAAATTACGTGAGATTGATTGGCGTAGAGATAAAGATGGAGTTCCAGCAAAAGTTGTTGCTGTTGAATATGATCCAAACCGTACCGCTTTCATCGCTTTATTACAATATCTAGATGGTGAGAAGAGATATATCTTACAACCAAAAGGATTAAAAGAAGGTGATAAAGTTCTTAGTGGCGAAACTGCAGAGATTAGAGTTGGTAATACTAAGAAATTAAAAGATATTCCTACAGGTACTATGGTTCACAATATTGAACTAAGACCAGGTTACGGAGCACAAATGGTAAGAACTGCGGGTGCAGGTGCTCAATTAGTAGCTAAAGAAGGTAAGTATGCAACCCTTAAGTTACCTTCAGGTGAATACAGATTAGTTCTACTAGAATGTAAAGCAACAATTGGTGTTGTTGGAAACGCAGAACATGAGAACGTAAACGTAGGTAAAGCAGGTAAGACAAGATATAAAGGTAAAAGACCTCACGTTCGTGGTGTTGTCATGAACCCTAACGATCACCCTCATGGTGGTGGTGAAGGTAAGTCACCAGTTGGTCGTCCAAGTCCAGTATCACCTTGGGGACAAAAAACATTGGGTTACAAAACTCGTAAGAAGAATAAACCTTCCAATAAATATATTGTAAGAAGAAGAAAGTAG
- the rplX gene encoding 50S ribosomal protein L24, translating into MHVKKGDTVYVLSGKDRAKTGEVLEVFPKTGRVLVEGVNIVAKHRKPRRMGESSGIFAEEAPIDSSNVMLVDPKTGEPTKVGVRINDNGDKVRYAKRSGNDIDVITAAKK; encoded by the coding sequence ATACATGTAAAAAAAGGTGATACTGTCTACGTTCTCTCCGGTAAGGATAGAGCTAAAACAGGTGAAGTTCTAGAAGTTTTCCCTAAAACAGGTCGTGTACTTGTAGAAGGTGTTAATATTGTTGCAAAACATAGAAAACCTCGTAGAATGGGTGAAAGTTCAGGTATATTTGCAGAGGAAGCTCCAATAGATAGCTCAAATGTTATGTTAGTAGATCCAAAAACAGGAGAACCTACAAAAGTTGGAGTTAGAATCAATGATAACGGTGATAAAGTCCGTTACGCAAAAAGAAGTGGTAACGATATTGATGTTATCACCGCAGCTAAGAAATAA
- the rpmC gene encoding 50S ribosomal protein L29, with protein MKANELREKSTEDLNVELAELSNELFKLRFQNATHNLDNPAQLKHVRRDIARVKTILREREISLENK; from the coding sequence ATGAAGGCTAATGAATTACGTGAAAAAAGCACAGAAGATTTAAATGTTGAGTTAGCTGAACTAAGCAATGAATTATTTAAGCTACGTTTCCAAAATGCAACTCATAATTTGGATAATCCTGCACAATTGAAACATGTTAGAAGAGATATCGCTAGAGTAAAAACAATTTTACGTGAGCGTGAAATATCTCTAGAGAATAAATAA
- the rpmD gene encoding 50S ribosomal protein L30, which produces MAKLKITLKKSKNNRLTKHKRTLEALGLKKIGQSVEHEDTPALRGQLRQVDYLVEVESL; this is translated from the coding sequence ATGGCTAAATTGAAAATAACACTTAAGAAAAGTAAAAATAACAGATTGACTAAGCACAAACGTACATTGGAAGCGTTAGGATTGAAAAAAATTGGTCAATCAGTAGAACATGAAGATACTCCTGCACTACGTGGTCAATTAAGACAAGTTGACTACTTAGTTGAAGTAGAGAGTTTATAG
- the rplF gene encoding 50S ribosomal protein L6, which yields MSRIGNKPIAVSNDLKINIDDENHIIEISNGKNSLSQEYADVIDVKLGEGEIVVSRQNDENTSKALHGLYRSLIHNMVVGLTEGYKKTLDINGIGFRANLSGKKLELQIGYSHPVVFEAPEGIEFELPTQTQIIVKGYDKQLVGEVAAKIRASRIPDVYHGKGIKYSDEVLRIKEGKTGAKG from the coding sequence ATGTCACGTATAGGTAATAAACCAATTGCTGTTTCTAATGACTTAAAGATTAATATTGATGACGAAAATCATATTATCGAAATTTCAAATGGTAAAAACAGCTTAAGTCAAGAATACGCAGACGTAATTGACGTTAAATTAGGAGAAGGCGAAATCGTCGTCTCAAGACAAAATGACGAGAATACAAGTAAAGCTCTTCATGGTTTATATCGTTCATTAATCCATAACATGGTTGTTGGATTAACAGAAGGTTATAAGAAAACTTTAGATATCAATGGTATCGGTTTCAGAGCTAACTTAAGTGGTAAAAAGCTAGAATTACAAATTGGATATTCACATCCTGTTGTATTTGAAGCTCCAGAAGGTATCGAATTCGAACTACCAACTCAAACTCAAATTATTGTAAAGGGTTATGATAAACAATTAGTTGGTGAAGTTGCTGCTAAGATCAGAGCAAGTAGAATTCCTGATGTATACCACGGTAAAGGTATTAAATATTCAGACGAAGTCTTACGTATTAAAGAAGGTAAGACAGGTGCTAAAGGTTAA
- a CDS encoding type Z 30S ribosomal protein S14 — MAKTSKRVSGAREAKFSTRNHNRCKLCGRPRAYLRKYGICRVCFRELAYKGEIPGVHKSSW, encoded by the coding sequence ATGGCAAAAACATCTAAAAGAGTTAGTGGAGCAAGAGAAGCTAAATTCTCAACAAGAAATCATAACCGTTGTAAGTTGTGTGGTCGTCCACGTGCTTATTTACGTAAGTACGGAATTTGCCGTGTATGTTTCCGTGAACTAGCATACAAGGGTGAAATACCTGGTGTGCACAAGTCAAGTTGGTAA
- the secY gene encoding preprotein translocase subunit SecY — protein MSSIGNTLKKAINVPELRKRIFYTLLIIIIYRVGAHIPVPGINRVAFTNLINSFGQLGQMMDIISGGALASVSIFSLGVQPYITASIIIQLLTVAIPSLESLAQQGETGRKKIQKITRYTAVGLAAVMSFSFWFATRSASVSNLPMWLNAILVISTFTAGTMIVTWLGESINGNGVGNGVSIIIFTGIIAKIPDMLRALWYTVRAWDVNNNWGPIVATVLLLVFIVAALALLSFVIFVQLAERRIPVQYSKRVVGRKQYGGQSSYLPIKVNQSGVMPVIFASAIASLPSLLVSLFWHNSNNGVVNFFRTFGANPLYYVIMALLILMFTFFYSLISFNPIEISNNLQKNGGYIPGIRPGRPTSEFIQNTSNRLNWFDALFLIIVTLLPTLIGTITNTSAIWMGGTSIIIIVGVCVELQNQLESEMTMKSYKGFLK, from the coding sequence ATGTCAAGCATTGGAAATACCTTGAAAAAGGCTATTAATGTTCCAGAATTGCGTAAGCGCATATTTTATACACTGTTAATCATAATCATTTATCGTGTGGGTGCACACATTCCTGTTCCAGGTATTAACCGTGTTGCATTCACCAACTTGATTAATAGTTTTGGTCAATTAGGACAAATGATGGATATAATCTCTGGTGGTGCTTTAGCCTCAGTTTCTATTTTTTCATTAGGTGTCCAACCTTACATTACAGCGTCAATTATCATTCAGCTATTGACAGTTGCAATACCTTCTTTGGAAAGTCTAGCTCAACAAGGCGAAACAGGAAGAAAGAAGATACAAAAGATCACAAGATATACAGCAGTAGGTTTAGCAGCAGTTATGTCATTTTCATTCTGGTTTGCTACTCGCTCAGCTTCTGTAAGTAATCTGCCAATGTGGTTAAATGCAATATTAGTAATATCAACATTTACTGCAGGTACAATGATTGTAACTTGGTTAGGGGAATCAATTAATGGTAACGGTGTTGGAAATGGTGTTTCAATTATCATTTTCACTGGTATTATTGCTAAGATTCCTGACATGTTAAGAGCATTATGGTATACAGTAAGAGCATGGGACGTAAATAACAATTGGGGTCCAATTGTAGCAACAGTTCTATTGCTAGTATTTATAGTTGCAGCATTAGCATTGTTATCATTTGTTATATTTGTTCAACTAGCTGAAAGAAGAATACCAGTACAATATTCAAAACGTGTTGTAGGACGTAAACAATATGGTGGTCAAAGTTCATATTTACCAATTAAGGTAAACCAATCTGGTGTTATGCCAGTAATCTTTGCCTCAGCAATTGCATCCTTACCTTCATTGTTAGTAAGTTTGTTCTGGCACAATAGTAATAATGGTGTGGTAAACTTTTTCCGTACATTTGGTGCTAACCCTCTTTATTATGTAATCATGGCATTGCTAATATTAATGTTTACTTTCTTCTATTCATTGATCTCATTCAATCCAATTGAGATTTCAAATAATTTACAGAAGAATGGTGGTTATATCCCAGGTATCAGACCAGGTAGACCTACATCAGAATTTATTCAAAACACTTCAAATCGTTTGAATTGGTTTGATGCATTATTCTTAATAATTGTTACATTACTACCTACATTAATAGGTACAATTACAAATACAAGCGCAATTTGGATGGGTGGTACATCTATCATAATTATTGTCGGTGTATGTGTAGAGTTACAAAATCAATTAGAATCAGAAATGACAATGAAGAGTTACAAAGGTTTCTTAAAATAG
- the rplO gene encoding 50S ribosomal protein L15 yields MKLNDIKAPAGATHNTQRKGRGDGSGRGKTSGRGTKGQMARSGSRRRWGFEGGQTPLFRRLQKRGFNNKNFETKYVEVPVSRLNVFADGDVVDLATIKEKGVANFDHKQDKLKIIGNEELDKKLTVKASKFTKSAKASIEAAGGVAEEV; encoded by the coding sequence ATGAAGTTAAATGATATTAAAGCTCCAGCAGGCGCAACCCATAACACTCAACGTAAAGGTAGAGGTGATGGATCCGGTCGTGGTAAGACTTCAGGTCGTGGTACCAAAGGTCAAATGGCAAGATCAGGTAGTCGTAGACGCTGGGGATTTGAAGGTGGACAAACTCCTTTATTCCGTAGATTACAAAAACGCGGATTCAATAATAAAAACTTTGAAACAAAATATGTAGAAGTGCCAGTTTCTAGACTGAACGTTTTTGCAGATGGTGATGTAGTAGATTTAGCAACAATTAAAGAAAAAGGTGTTGCTAACTTTGATCACAAACAAGATAAATTAAAAATTATCGGTAATGAAGAACTTGACAAGAAGCTAACAGTTAAAGCAAGCAAGTTTACAAAATCTGCAAAAGCAAGTATAGAAGCGGCGGGAGGCGTCGCTGAGGAGGTATAG
- the rplR gene encoding 50S ribosomal protein L18, whose amino-acid sequence MIKQINKNKNRQRKHAKIRRTLSGTTEIPRISVYRSNKHIYAQLIDDQNATTLVSASTLDSELNLSDGNTGSVAAAKAVGELLGERAKKAGFEKVVFDRSGYIYHGRVAALADGARSAGLAF is encoded by the coding sequence ATGATTAAGCAAATTAATAAGAATAAAAATCGTCAAAGAAAACATGCTAAGATACGTCGTACCCTAAGTGGTACAACAGAAATTCCTAGAATTTCAGTGTATCGTAGCAATAAGCATATATATGCTCAATTGATTGATGACCAAAATGCGACAACATTAGTTAGTGCATCTACTTTAGACTCAGAGTTAAATCTAAGTGACGGCAATACAGGTTCAGTTGCAGCTGCAAAAGCAGTAGGTGAACTATTAGGAGAAAGAGCTAAAAAAGCTGGTTTCGAAAAAGTTGTATTTGACCGTAGTGGATACATTTACCATGGTCGTGTGGCAGCTTTAGCAGATGGTGCACGTTCAGCAGGACTTGCATTCTAA
- the rplW gene encoding 50S ribosomal protein L23: protein MKSPYEIIKRPIITERSAEGMADGRYTFEVAKNAKKPEIRKAIEELFEVKVLKVNTMNIPGKKKRVNMNQGYTSDWKKAIVQIDTNPEESKYLGEGGKEVKSNRKYKSSIEDLGFGQ, encoded by the coding sequence ATGAAAAGTCCTTACGAAATAATTAAAAGACCTATTATTACCGAACGTTCAGCTGAAGGTATGGCAGATGGTCGTTATACTTTCGAGGTGGCAAAGAATGCTAAAAAACCTGAGATAAGAAAAGCGATTGAAGAATTGTTCGAAGTTAAGGTTTTAAAAGTTAACACAATGAACATTCCAGGTAAGAAAAAACGTGTAAATATGAACCAAGGTTACACTTCAGACTGGAAGAAAGCTATAGTTCAAATCGATACAAATCCAGAAGAATCTAAATACTTAGGTGAAGGTGGAAAAGAAGTTAAGTCCAACAGAAAATATAAGTCTTCAATTGAAGATTTAGGTTTTGGACAATAG
- the rpsE gene encoding 30S ribosomal protein S5 has translation MENKYEPEIMDRVVSISRVAKTVKGGRNMRFRALVVVGDGHGRVGAGIGKSIEIPEAIRKAKESAIKSMVDVTTDGTTIPHRYIGEFGAGKVLVMPAKPGTGVIAGGAARAVVELAGIKDIRTKSLGTANPLNVVNATIDALGKLRAVEDVAKTRGKNPEEIL, from the coding sequence ATGGAAAATAAATATGAACCAGAAATTATGGACCGTGTCGTAAGTATTAGCCGTGTTGCTAAGACTGTTAAGGGTGGTCGTAACATGAGATTCCGTGCACTCGTAGTTGTCGGTGATGGACATGGTAGAGTTGGTGCTGGAATCGGTAAGTCAATTGAAATTCCTGAAGCTATTCGTAAGGCTAAGGAAAGTGCAATTAAAAGCATGGTAGATGTTACTACTGATGGAACTACAATCCCACACAGATACATAGGTGAGTTTGGTGCTGGTAAAGTTTTAGTTATGCCAGCTAAACCAGGTACAGGTGTTATTGCAGGTGGTGCAGCTCGTGCTGTTGTTGAATTAGCTGGTATCAAAGATATTAGAACAAAATCTTTAGGTACAGCAAACCCACTTAATGTTGTTAATGCTACAATAGACGCTTTAGGTAAATTGAGAGCAGTAGAAGATGTAGCTAAAACTCGTGGTAAGAATCCAGAAGAGATTTTATAG
- a CDS encoding adenylate kinase: MRLILLGAPGSGKGTIAGEISKKFGISHVSTGDLFRKNIKGNTALGQEAQAYMEKGELVPDELTIRMLEDRFSEADVENGFLLDGFPRNIAQADALQELLQGRDEKLDVALNVFVPYDIIKERISGRRICSNCGEAFNIYFDKPKQEGICDKCNSELIQRSDDNEETVVKRLETYEEQTKPLIEYYENLGILKTIDNSGELEETLEKLWQEL; the protein is encoded by the coding sequence ATGAGACTAATACTTTTAGGTGCACCGGGTTCCGGAAAAGGTACAATAGCAGGAGAGATTAGCAAGAAATTTGGCATAAGTCACGTTTCTACAGGCGACCTTTTCAGAAAGAATATCAAGGGCAATACTGCTTTAGGTCAAGAAGCTCAAGCATACATGGAAAAAGGTGAACTAGTTCCTGATGAGTTAACTATTCGTATGTTGGAAGATAGATTCAGTGAGGCTGATGTTGAGAATGGATTCTTATTAGATGGTTTTCCAAGAAATATTGCTCAAGCTGATGCTTTGCAAGAACTGTTGCAAGGAAGAGATGAGAAGTTAGATGTAGCTTTAAATGTTTTTGTTCCATACGACATTATTAAAGAGAGAATCTCCGGTAGAAGAATTTGCAGCAATTGTGGTGAAGCCTTTAATATTTACTTTGATAAACCAAAACAAGAAGGCATTTGCGATAAATGTAATTCTGAGTTAATTCAAAGATCTGATGACAACGAAGAAACTGTTGTTAAGAGATTGGAAACTTACGAAGAGCAAACAAAACCTCTTATTGAATATTATGAAAACTTAGGAATTCTAAAGACTATTGATAATAGTGGTGAGTTAGAAGAAACACTAGAAAAACTTTGGCAGGAACTATAA
- the rpsQ gene encoding 30S ribosomal protein S17 has protein sequence MAIERNLRKSRVGIVVSNSMDKTVIVAVNELKKHPLYKKHVKTTKKFAVHDENNECNVGDRVKIMETRPLSKTKSWRLTEIIEKAK, from the coding sequence ATGGCTATAGAAAGAAATTTACGTAAAAGTCGTGTTGGTATAGTTGTTTCCAATAGTATGGATAAAACAGTTATAGTGGCCGTAAACGAGTTGAAAAAACATCCTCTATACAAGAAGCATGTTAAGACAACTAAAAAGTTTGCAGTGCATGATGAAAATAATGAATGTAACGTCGGTGACCGTGTAAAAATCATGGAAACTAGACCTTTGAGTAAAACAAAATCTTGGAGATTAACCGAGATTATTGAAAAGGCTAAGTAG
- the rplP gene encoding 50S ribosomal protein L16: MLLPKKVKYRKQHRGRMKGKATRGNKVTYGEYGLVALEPAWLKGNQIESARIAINRRMRRGGKLWIKVFPDKSVTKKPAEVRMGAGKGSPEFFVAVVKPGRVIFEVAGVSESVARDALRLASYKLPFKTKIVKKGEEGVVNEG; the protein is encoded by the coding sequence ATGTTACTCCCTAAGAAAGTTAAATATAGAAAACAACACCGTGGCCGTATGAAGGGTAAAGCTACTCGTGGTAATAAAGTTACATATGGTGAGTACGGTTTAGTTGCACTAGAACCGGCATGGTTAAAAGGTAACCAAATAGAATCCGCTCGTATTGCTATCAACAGAAGAATGCGTCGTGGTGGTAAACTATGGATTAAGGTTTTCCCAGATAAATCAGTTACTAAAAAACCTGCTGAAGTTCGTATGGGTGCTGGTAAAGGTTCACCAGAGTTCTTCGTAGCAGTTGTAAAACCAGGAAGAGTTATATTTGAAGTAGCTGGTGTTTCTGAAAGTGTTGCAAGAGATGCTCTTAGATTAGCAAGTTATAAATTGCCATTTAAGACAAAAATAGTTAAAAAAGGTGAGGAGGGCGTAGTAAATGAAGGCTAA
- the rpsC gene encoding 30S ribosomal protein S3 has translation MGQKVNPHGFRVGVIKDWSTKWYADKKDFSKYLVEDKKIRDFIKKEVYDAGLADIHIERKGDDVTTLTLYTAKPGIIIGRQGAGIEELKKKLAKEFKKDFLINVNEVPNPDTNAQLIAENIAAQLERRVAFRRAMKQSITRAMKAGAKGIKTMTSGRLAGADMARTEQYDEGTVPLHTLRANVDYGFAEADTQYGIIGVKVWVYKGDVLDGKLHSIATEPVRKQGRGDKRRGNNRRGGNK, from the coding sequence ATGGGACAAAAAGTTAACCCACATGGCTTTCGAGTAGGTGTTATTAAAGACTGGAGCACCAAATGGTATGCAGATAAGAAAGACTTTAGTAAATACTTGGTAGAAGATAAAAAAATTCGTGATTTCATTAAAAAAGAAGTTTACGATGCAGGTTTAGCTGATATTCATATCGAAAGAAAAGGTGATGACGTAACAACTCTAACTCTTTACACAGCAAAACCAGGTATTATCATTGGTCGTCAAGGTGCAGGTATTGAAGAGCTAAAGAAAAAATTGGCTAAAGAATTTAAGAAAGATTTCTTAATCAATGTCAATGAAGTACCAAATCCAGATACAAATGCTCAATTAATTGCTGAAAACATTGCAGCTCAATTGGAAAGACGTGTTGCTTTCCGTAGAGCAATGAAACAAAGCATTACACGTGCTATGAAGGCTGGTGCTAAAGGTATAAAAACTATGACAAGTGGTCGTTTAGCAGGTGCTGATATGGCACGTACAGAACAATATGATGAGGGTACAGTTCCTCTACATACATTACGTGCTAATGTAGACTATGGTTTCGCTGAAGCAGATACTCAATACGGTATTATCGGTGTTAAAGTTTGGGTCTACAAGGGCGATGTTCTAGACGGTAAACTACACTCAATCGCTACTGAACCAGTTAGAAAACAAGGTCGTGGCGATAAGCGTAGAGGTAATAACAGAAGAGGAGGAAATAAATAA
- the rpsH gene encoding 30S ribosomal protein S8 codes for MQSTDKIADMLTRIRNAQRAHHETVDVPASKLKNEIAKILLDEGYIKSFEEVEAEPHNVIRITLKYLQGRAAIGGIKRISKPGLRIYSQVNDLPHVLDGLGIAIISTSKGLMTDKTAREENIGGEVLAYVW; via the coding sequence ATGCAAAGCACAGATAAAATAGCAGATATGTTAACAAGAATTCGTAATGCTCAAAGAGCTCATCACGAAACAGTTGACGTTCCTGCTTCAAAATTAAAAAATGAAATTGCTAAAATTTTATTAGATGAAGGTTATATTAAATCTTTTGAAGAAGTGGAAGCAGAACCACATAATGTTATTAGAATTACTTTGAAGTATTTACAAGGTAGAGCAGCTATAGGTGGTATTAAGCGTATTTCAAAACCAGGTTTGAGAATATATAGTCAAGTCAATGACTTGCCACATGTTCTAGATGGTCTAGGAATTGCAATTATATCAACTTCTAAAGGCTTAATGACAGACAAGACTGCACGCGAAGAAAATATCGGTGGAGAAGTGTTAGCCTACGTTTGGTAG
- the rplE gene encoding 50S ribosomal protein L5 produces the protein MSRLKDKYVNEVAPALNEKFGYKSVMQTPKLEKIVLNMGVGDRENSKTVEHAAEDLTLIAGQKAVITKAKKSIANFHLREGMEIGTKVTLRGERMYEFLDRFISIAVPRVRDFRGLSANSFDGRGNYSVGMKEQLIFPEINYDNIDQIRGLDISIVTTAETDEEAYELLKLFGFPFAR, from the coding sequence ATGTCAAGATTAAAAGATAAATATGTAAATGAAGTTGCCCCTGCTTTAAATGAAAAGTTTGGCTATAAATCAGTTATGCAAACTCCAAAATTGGAAAAGATTGTTCTTAACATGGGTGTTGGTGACCGTGAAAATAGCAAAACTGTAGAGCATGCAGCAGAAGATTTGACACTTATAGCAGGTCAAAAAGCTGTTATTACTAAAGCTAAGAAATCCATAGCAAACTTCCACTTACGTGAAGGTATGGAAATCGGTACTAAAGTAACTCTAAGAGGCGAAAGAATGTATGAATTCTTAGATAGATTCATCAGTATTGCAGTTCCACGTGTTCGTGACTTTAGAGGTTTATCTGCAAATTCATTCGATGGTAGAGGTAACTACTCAGTTGGTATGAAGGAACAATTGATTTTCCCTGAGATCAACTACGATAATATCGATCAAATTAGAGGTTTAGATATTAGTATCGTTACAACAGCTGAAACAGATGAGGAAGCATACGAATTATTGAAATTATTTGGCTTCCCATTCGCAAGATAA
- the rplV gene encoding 50S ribosomal protein L22: MILEKKYTKAYLEDNREEVLELYAQKHTKSNRPAILTKKQRKILGIGKDRGIAKVSNVRVAPRKVQIVLDQIRDKDVREARAILQYTDKIATEDLIKLLDSAVANAVNNNGMAEDSLYVAMCNVGQGVTLKRYRPRGKGSASPINKRTSNITIVVKARD, encoded by the coding sequence ATGATTTTGGAAAAGAAATATACTAAAGCATATTTAGAAGATAATCGCGAAGAAGTATTAGAATTATATGCGCAAAAGCACACAAAATCTAACCGTCCTGCAATTTTGACAAAGAAACAACGTAAAATTCTTGGAATTGGTAAAGACAGAGGTATTGCTAAAGTAAGTAACGTTAGAGTTGCTCCAAGAAAAGTACAAATTGTTTTGGATCAAATTAGAGATAAAGATGTACGTGAAGCAAGAGCTATTTTACAATACACAGACAAGATCGCTACTGAAGATCTAATCAAATTATTAGACTCAGCTGTAGCAAACGCTGTTAATAATAATGGTATGGCAGAAGATAGCTTATATGTCGCAATGTGCAACGTTGGTCAAGGCGTAACCCTAAAACGTTATAGACCACGTGGTAAAGGTAGTGCTTCACCAATCAACAAGAGAACAAGCAACATTACTATTGTTGTTAAGGCTAGAGATTAG
- the rpsS gene encoding 30S ribosomal protein S19, which produces MSRSAKKGFFVEESLIKKVRAQNDANEKQVIKTWSRASTIFPEMVGHTIAVHDGRKHVPVYITEDMVGHKLGEFATTRLFRGHKRSEKKVGLKK; this is translated from the coding sequence ATGAGTCGTTCAGCAAAAAAAGGCTTTTTTGTCGAAGAATCTTTAATTAAGAAAGTTCGTGCACAAAACGATGCAAATGAAAAACAAGTTATTAAGACTTGGTCAAGAGCTTCTACTATCTTCCCAGAGATGGTAGGACATACAATAGCTGTACATGATGGACGTAAACATGTTCCTGTATATATCACAGAAGACATGGTAGGACACAAATTAGGTGAATTTGCTACAACTCGCCTATTCCGTGGTCACAAACGTTCAGAGAAAAAAGTTGGATTGAAAAAATAG